The Rhodopirellula islandica genomic interval ACGTGTGGCCCGCGGACCCTCAGTTGCCACGTCAAATCTATTTGCGAATCGATGCCACGGACCAGGCTGGCAATGTCGGCAGTTACGTGCTCGATCAACCGGTGGACACTCGTGGGTTGGCCCCGCGAGCTCGCATTCGTGCGTTCCGATCCATCTCCAGTCGATAGTGGTGTCTCGCGTCTGACGCGTGGGGCACGAATCCTGCTTTTCAACTGATCTTGATTATGTCTCTGGAGTCATCCTCTCCCATGCGGATTCTGCTCGGCCAACCAGGTGATCTTTCCGATTGCATTTTGACATTGCCCGTCGCGTGCTCGCTGAAAGAGCATTTCCCGGAATCGCAGGTCACGATCGCGGTCGGAGTGGAGCAAGCTGACTTCTTGGAGCAGCATGCCGCGATTGACGAAGTCATTCAATTGCCAACCCGATGGAACCGATCTCCACGTGGCATCCGCGGCGTCAAGCAGACGCTGGATTCGCAGACCTACGAGGTGGCCATCGATTGTGATGACTCCTTTGTTTCTGCCTTGGTTTGTCAGTTGTCCGGTGCCAACCGCCGAATTGGTTGGGACACGACGCCACGTTTCGCACCCCGACGTCAGTTGCTCAACGAGTTGGTGACACCGGTGTTTCACCATGTGGTGGATCGTCGGTTGGAATTGCTGACGCCGCTCGCCGTGGATCGTCCACGAGCCCGGTTTGATTGGCCGGTCGATTCGGCTGATCACGGTTGGGCGATGCGATACCGGCATCGTTGGGCTGGACAGGACTTGGCGTTGATGGACACCGGCCGAGTTTTCACGTCGGTCGGATGGATGTTCGATCGCTACGCCGCGACCGCACGCTATCTGGCGGACCGGTTTCAGATGCACACCATCGTGACCTGGCGAACGTTCGAGGAACGATTGAAGGCGGAGCAGATTGTGGCTTGTGCCGGGGACGCCGCTTCGCTGGCACCTGACATGACGCTATCATTGGCCGCTGCACTCAGTTCATTGACCCGAGTTGTGATCGCGGAAGACACACCGATCTTGCACGCATCGGTCGCCGCTGGTGCCAATGTGGTGGGCTTGTATGGTCCACTGGAAGGAACCGGATCGCCTTCCGCTCGCGGACCGTACCAGCAACACGCCTTGGCAATGGAAAACAAAGCCCGCGGCGGATCGCCCAATCGAGAAGCCATTAACCGGGTCGGCGTCGAACACGTCTGCCAATGGATTGATCAACTTCAGGCTCCTGCGTTTGCAGAGGCAGCCTAACTCCAACCGCTCTTGTCCTCCCTGTTATGACCGACCGCGTTGGCATCGTTCCCTTTGGCAATGCGGCCGAGAGCTACCACCGAATGCTGCCCGCATTCCCAGGGACGCTTGGCCAATCTGGTGTGCTTGGTGAGTCAAGTGATGAACCGCTTCGCCAGGTTCATTTCAGTCACGATTTGGAGGACGCGGATTGGTTGGTGGTCGCTCACCTGACCGCCGAGGTGCTACCAACAACGATTCCCCGGTCTCGGCGTATTTTGGTGACCGGCGAGCCTTCTCCTGCAGTCGACATTGGTGCCCGCAATGCCAACCAGTTTGGGATTTTGATCTCGCCCTACAACATCCCGGGTTACACGGGGACTTGGGTTCCCAGTCATGGTGGATTGCCATGGTTCTTTGGACGACAAACCGAATCGCTTCGCCGACTGGAAGACCTCGAAGCGTTGCCCGTGCCTGAGAAGTCGCCGACGATCTCCGCCGTCATCTCCACCAAGGTGTTGCACGAAGGCCACCGACAACGTTTGCGGTTTGTCCATCGGTTGCAAGAAGCGATCGGTGACCGGTTGCACCTGTATGGTCGCGGGATTCGCGACGTGAATGACAAAGCCGACGCGATCTTGCCGCATGCGTATCACCTGTCGCTCGAGAATGTCTGCGAGCCGAATTACTGGAGCGAGAAGATCAGCGATGCGTTCTTGGGATACTCCCTGCCGTTGTACGCGGGTTGCACCAACATTGAAAATTGGTTCGATCCTGACAGCTTTGTGACGCTCCATCTCGATGACATTGACGGCTCGGTCAAGCACGTCCAGCAGATCCTCGACAGCGATCTCTATTCCCAGTGTTTGCCTGCGATTCGCCGAAGTCGGGAACGGGTGCTGCATCACGAAACGCTGTTTCATTTACTCGCCCGAACGATTGTTGCCAATCCAAGCGACGACCCACGCATGGCCACGGCTGAAACGATCCACACCAAGCCGGAACGAACGGTCTGGCAAAAGGTCCGCAAAGAGTTCAAACGCACCTACCACCGGCTCACGTTTCGGCCGTGACGAAGGGCTCTCCGTCGCCGGATTCGCCAAGGGCGAACGTGCATGCATGACTCCGGAGGAGTCCACGTTGGTAGCTCGGGGTGCCGGAACGGCGCATCGCTTGGTCCGGCCTACTTGCTGGAGCGTTCGCCCCAGAGACGGCCGAGGAGGTCGTGCAGCGTTGGGTCGTGTTGCTCGAGTTCGGCTCGCACGAAGGGGAAGAAGTCGTTGCGATAGAAGTAAGCCTCGGTGCCTTCGGCAAAGTATTCCTTGTGGTTGCTCAGTCCGTAGTGGCGGACGGTTTGGCCGGTGTACAGCAACACGTTTTCGTATCGTTTCTCCACCTTGGCGTCTTCAAACGCCGCGATGATCTCCGGATGATCAAAGCTCAGAAATTGATCGTGATAGGCATGCGCCAGTTCATGCAGAATCATCGCGGGATGCTTGAGCATCTGCTCCTTCGATAACAGCTGATTTGCTCGCGGAAGGTGAACCTTCTTCGTCAGTCGCTCATCGTGTCCATTGGCCAGCAACCAGCCACGGCTGG includes:
- a CDS encoding glycosyltransferase family 10 domain-containing protein — encoded protein: MTDRVGIVPFGNAAESYHRMLPAFPGTLGQSGVLGESSDEPLRQVHFSHDLEDADWLVVAHLTAEVLPTTIPRSRRILVTGEPSPAVDIGARNANQFGILISPYNIPGYTGTWVPSHGGLPWFFGRQTESLRRLEDLEALPVPEKSPTISAVISTKVLHEGHRQRLRFVHRLQEAIGDRLHLYGRGIRDVNDKADAILPHAYHLSLENVCEPNYWSEKISDAFLGYSLPLYAGCTNIENWFDPDSFVTLHLDDIDGSVKHVQQILDSDLYSQCLPAIRRSRERVLHHETLFHLLARTIVANPSDDPRMATAETIHTKPERTVWQKVRKEFKRTYHRLTFRP
- a CDS encoding M90 metallopeptidase family protein — protein: MMNQAIRIPSTGRLLGLSFLCLAVLTPVLANDGPAQSPPRFDPVVREIEGWRVHIEPVLLGETVSGDDASEKEHRSLTMLANHLQRIQILIPSETLAKLQRVEIWLEEEHPSLGTMQYHPSRGWLLANGHDERLTKKVHLPRANQLLSKEQMLKHPAMILHELAHAYHDQFLSFDHPEIIAAFEDAKVEKRYENVLLYTGQTVRHYGLSNHKEYFAEGTEAYFYRNDFFPFVRAELEQHDPTLHDLLGRLWGERSSK
- a CDS encoding glycosyltransferase family 9 protein; amino-acid sequence: MSLESSSPMRILLGQPGDLSDCILTLPVACSLKEHFPESQVTIAVGVEQADFLEQHAAIDEVIQLPTRWNRSPRGIRGVKQTLDSQTYEVAIDCDDSFVSALVCQLSGANRRIGWDTTPRFAPRRQLLNELVTPVFHHVVDRRLELLTPLAVDRPRARFDWPVDSADHGWAMRYRHRWAGQDLALMDTGRVFTSVGWMFDRYAATARYLADRFQMHTIVTWRTFEERLKAEQIVACAGDAASLAPDMTLSLAAALSSLTRVVIAEDTPILHASVAAGANVVGLYGPLEGTGSPSARGPYQQHALAMENKARGGSPNREAINRVGVEHVCQWIDQLQAPAFAEAA